A DNA window from Argiope bruennichi chromosome X2, qqArgBrue1.1, whole genome shotgun sequence contains the following coding sequences:
- the LOC129960347 gene encoding glutamate-gated chloride channel-like, with amino-acid sequence MMAYLKRLYAIIVLLSLHRVDSRTSMELERNVLNTIFEGYDPTIRPTGANGTGPVVVKINTYIRSLSNMDDVKMVYDAQVTFRQSWVDERLKYGERGISYVSLSYPEKLWIPDLFFSNEDTGHFHNMITPNNLIRIYPDGTILYSTRISLRLFCPMDLRNYPMDRQACKLICASYAYTTEDLIFEWKEFDPVQISKNVVASLPKFTMDSFRTDYCTSKTNTGEYSCLYLEMEFSRNFFYYLERCYMPTMALVMLSWVVFWLNPRCTNIRLGIWVAILIAITIVTTSINSNSPEVSYTKAMDVWMGTCVAFIFCVLLELCLVNDAVTKEEKTYVLKNQLASEESATEKMDRLTSYKTPPLRWLNKYSTRAQRIDVISRFFFPAMFAFFNFVYWIAYAAKRP; translated from the exons ATGATGGCTTACCTGAAAAGGCTATATGCCATCATTGTACTCTTATCCTTGCATCGTGTCGA TTCAAGAACTTCAATGGAATTGGAGCGAAATGTGTTGAACACTATCTTTGAAGGTTATGACCCCACCATTCGCCCAACTGGAGCAAATGGCACAg GACCTGTTGTGGTGAAAATCAACACGTACATAAGAAGCTTGAGCAACATGGATGATGTCAAAATG GTGTACGATGCACAGGTGACTTTCAGGCAGTCCTGGGTGGATGAAAGATTGAAGTATGGTGAAAGAGGTATCTCTTACGTCAGCCTTTCATACCCGGAAAAACTTTGGATTCCAGACCTGTTTTTCTCTAATGAAGACACCGGACATTTCCATAACATGATCACCCCAAACAATTTGATTCGAATCTATCCTGATGGAACCATTCTCTACAGCACTAG AATTTCTTTGAGATTGTTTTGCCCCATGGATTTGAGAAATTATCCAATGGACAGGCAGGCATGCAAACTGATATGTGCCAGCT ATGCATACACCACAGAAGATCTCATATTTGAATGGAAAGAGTTCGATCCTGTTCAGATATCAAAGAATGTTGTCGCAAGTTTGCCTAAATTCACAATGGATTCATTCCGTACTGACTACTGCACCAGTAAAACAAACACAG GAGAGTACAGCTGTCTGTATCTAGAGATGGAATTTTCAAGAAACTTCTTCTACTATTTGGAGCGTTGTTACATGCCCACGATGGCTCTGGTTATGCTTTCTTGGGTTGTTTTTTGGTTGAATCCAAGATGCACCAACATTCGATTAGGAATCTGGGTTGCCATTCTGATTGCCATTACCATTGTCACTACTTCTATTAATTCTAACAGCCCAGAAGTGTCATACACAAAGGCAATGGATGTTTGGATGGGCACTTGCGTGGCCTTCATCTTCTGTGTATTGTTGGAGCTGTGCTTGGTAAACGACGCTGTCACAAAAGAGGAGAAAACTTACGTTTTGAAGAATCAGTTGGCTTCGGAAGAATCTGCAACCgag AAGATGGATCGACTTACAAGTTACAAAACTCCTCCATTGCGATGGCTGAATAAGTATTCGACACGGGCTCAAAGAATTGATGTTATATCCCGCTTCTTTTTCCCGGCCATGTTTGCATTCTTCAACTTTGTTTACTGGATTGCATATGCTGCCAAACGCCCTTAA